ACCGCGAAAGAGTACAGCGATACGGCCAAACGTGAAGTCAGCGTCGATGTCGACGCGCTGCTAAAGGCAATCAACGAAATCTGCGAGAGTGAAATTCATCGCAGCCAGGATGACCCGGAGCGCGTTAGCGTCGACGGCCGAGATTACCATACATGGCATGAACTGGCCGACGCGTTCGAGCTTGATATCCATGACTTTAGCGTATCGGAGATCAATCGCTGACTGAGGGCGAAAAAAATCCCGGCCCTTATAGGGTCGGGATCAAGCTTGCTTATGCAAGAAGCACTTGTAAATTCGTTACACCAGAAAATCTGATGTGAACCAAACCTTATCTGCAATTTTTTTGCCTGACAAGTAAATAATTCTCACCAAAATGATAAATATAACTAATGGGTGAGAGATCACCAGGTTACGGTCGAGTCAAATGTTCAGGCATCCTGACAGAGCTGTCTTCGCTCGCCCGGCACCACCAGTTCATCTTCACGGAATGCTTCCCGTTTAACGCCAAAGCCGTCGTACCAGCGACACTCCACCATTCCGCTGGCATACCCGGTAACGATCATACGTGGGCCACCCTCTTTGGAGGTGACTTCCTCACTGACAGAAAAGACCATACCTGCCTCCTGTATCAAGAGAAACCTTTACACCTTAGATGACAAAGAGGCGTTTTGCATAATCAGTCCTGTAACAATTAGTGCGAAACTCCGCGCAGTCTGGCGACAGCTTTCACCAGCAGAACGACAATCCCACCGATGATAAAGCCGAGCACTAGG
This window of the Citrobacter freundii ATCC 8090 = MTCC 1658 = NBRC 12681 genome carries:
- a CDS encoding YodC family protein, which produces MVFSVSEEVTSKEGGPRMIVTGYASGMVECRWYDGFGVKREAFREDELVVPGERRQLCQDA
- the yodD gene encoding YodD family peroxide/acid resistance protein → MKTAKEYSDTAKREVSVDVDALLKAINEICESEIHRSQDDPERVSVDGRDYHTWHELADAFELDIHDFSVSEINR